A stretch of Microbulbifer sp. SAOS-129_SWC DNA encodes these proteins:
- a CDS encoding sigma-70 family RNA polymerase sigma factor, with protein sequence MHEDFTRLLKDWKNGDKCSATRLGELVYSELHRLASISMRGERSDHTLQPTALVNEAFIRLQVAQVEFADRCHFYALAGRMMRRVLVDHARSTQREKRGGGVVHVSLQATEVEPEVDNTQLLELDDALTSLARRDARKAEILELQYFAGLTAKEIAEVVGLSSRSVERDARFARAWLGRELALSRA encoded by the coding sequence ATGCACGAAGACTTCACCCGGTTACTGAAAGACTGGAAGAACGGCGACAAATGCAGCGCGACCAGGCTGGGGGAGCTGGTTTATAGCGAGCTGCACCGCCTGGCCAGTATTTCCATGCGCGGCGAGCGCAGTGATCACACTCTGCAGCCCACAGCCCTGGTCAACGAGGCCTTTATTCGGTTACAGGTGGCACAGGTGGAATTCGCCGATCGCTGCCACTTCTATGCATTGGCAGGCCGTATGATGCGCCGTGTGCTGGTGGATCATGCCCGCAGCACCCAGCGTGAAAAGCGCGGTGGCGGGGTGGTCCATGTTTCCCTTCAGGCGACGGAGGTCGAGCCGGAGGTGGACAATACGCAGTTATTGGAGCTGGATGATGCGCTGACGAGCCTTGCGCGGCGCGACGCGCGCAAGGCCGAAATTCTGGAACTGCAGTATTTTGCGGGCCTCACGGCGAAGGAGATTGCCGAAGTGGTCGGTCTCTCCAGCCGTTCAGTCGAGCGCGATGCGCGATTTGCCCGCGCGTGGTTGGGGCGGGAACTTGCGTTGTCCCGGGCCTGA
- the gcvP gene encoding aminomethyl-transferring glycine dehydrogenase, translating into MTQPSLQQLEQHDAFIHRHIGPDRAQVQAMLEALGVSSIDELIEKTVPASIRKQDELDLADAANEQEALAELKSLAARNKIYRTFIGMGYHDTITPNVILRNVLENPGWYTAYTPYQPEIAQGRLEGLLNFQQMIMDLTGMDLANASMLDEGTAAAEAMAMCKRQVKRNKSNVFFVDADCHPQTIAVVKTRAEHFGFEVIVGTPEQHLPDELFGALLQYPGSTGVVRDLTDLIAKVHAANGLVTVAADLMSLVALKAPGEMGADVVVGCNQRFGIPMGYGGPHAGFFAFREAYKRAAPGRIIGVSVDSKGKRALRMAMQTREQHIRREKANSNICTSQVLLAVMSAFYAIYHGPEGLKTIAARIQRLTDILATGLEKKGFSLTHDSWFDTLTVATAGKQGEIYQRALNAEINLRKVGDDALAISLHETATLQDVSDLLDVFAGAEHGLDLRALDSEIAAKGPQGVPNSLVRDTEFMTHPVFNTYHSETEMLRYLKSLEAKDIALNHSMIPLGSCTMKLNATAEMIPVTWPEFGKLHPFAPTDQAQGYAAMFEQLQQMLAACTGYDAVSLQPNAGSQGEYAGLIAIKKYLEAKGEAQRDICLIPASAHGTNPASAMMVSMKVVVVACDHKGNVDVDDLKAKIAEHGERIAALMVTYPSTHGVFEEGIREICDLVHKAGGQVYIDGANMNALIGVAAPGQFGGDVSHLNLHKTFCIPHGGGGPGMGPIAVGEHLKPYLAGHPVTEVPETDPVNGTISAAPWGSASILPISWMYIRMMGKQGMKQATEMAILNANYVAKKLSEHYSLLYTGSNGFVAHECLVDLRPLKEASGITEEDIAKRLMDFGFHAPTMSFPVAGTLMIEPTESESQEELDRFVTAMATIRQEVEDVINGKYSAEDNPLHNAPHTQDDVMTDEWAHAYSREVAARPAAWLKAHKVWPASNRIDNVYGDRNLICSCPPVESYMD; encoded by the coding sequence ATGACCCAGCCATCTCTCCAGCAGTTGGAACAACACGATGCTTTTATCCACCGCCACATCGGCCCGGACCGCGCCCAGGTTCAGGCGATGCTGGAAGCCCTCGGCGTATCCAGTATCGATGAGCTGATCGAGAAGACCGTTCCCGCGTCGATCCGCAAACAGGATGAGCTGGACCTGGCCGACGCCGCCAACGAGCAGGAAGCGCTGGCGGAGCTGAAGTCCCTGGCGGCACGCAACAAAATTTACCGCACCTTCATTGGCATGGGCTACCACGACACGATTACACCCAATGTCATCCTGCGCAATGTGCTGGAAAACCCGGGCTGGTACACCGCCTACACTCCCTACCAGCCGGAAATCGCCCAGGGCCGCCTGGAAGGCCTGCTGAACTTCCAGCAGATGATCATGGACCTGACCGGCATGGATCTGGCCAACGCCTCTATGCTCGACGAGGGCACCGCAGCGGCCGAAGCCATGGCGATGTGCAAGCGCCAGGTGAAGCGCAACAAGTCCAACGTGTTCTTTGTCGACGCCGACTGCCACCCGCAGACCATCGCCGTGGTCAAAACCCGCGCTGAACACTTCGGTTTTGAAGTGATCGTCGGCACCCCGGAACAGCACCTGCCGGATGAACTTTTCGGCGCCCTGCTGCAGTACCCGGGTTCTACCGGCGTGGTCCGCGACCTGACCGACCTCATTGCCAAGGTACACGCGGCCAACGGCCTGGTGACCGTCGCCGCTGACCTGATGAGTCTGGTGGCCCTGAAAGCGCCGGGCGAGATGGGCGCAGACGTCGTGGTCGGCTGCAACCAGCGCTTCGGTATCCCGATGGGTTACGGCGGTCCGCACGCCGGCTTCTTCGCCTTCCGCGAGGCCTACAAGCGCGCCGCACCGGGCCGTATCATCGGCGTGTCCGTGGACAGCAAGGGCAAACGCGCGCTGCGCATGGCCATGCAGACCCGCGAGCAGCACATCCGCCGCGAAAAGGCCAACTCCAACATCTGTACCTCCCAGGTACTGCTGGCGGTGATGAGCGCCTTCTACGCCATCTACCACGGTCCCGAAGGCCTGAAGACCATCGCCGCGCGCATCCAGCGCCTGACCGATATCCTCGCCACCGGCCTGGAGAAGAAGGGCTTCAGCCTGACCCACGACAGCTGGTTCGACACCCTGACCGTCGCCACTGCCGGCAAGCAGGGCGAGATCTACCAGCGCGCCCTGAATGCGGAAATCAACCTGCGCAAAGTGGGCGACGACGCCCTCGCCATCAGCCTGCACGAGACAGCCACCCTGCAGGACGTCTCCGACCTGCTCGATGTCTTCGCCGGTGCCGAACACGGCCTCGACCTGCGCGCGCTGGACAGCGAGATTGCCGCCAAGGGCCCGCAGGGCGTACCCAATTCACTGGTACGCGACACCGAGTTCATGACTCACCCGGTTTTCAATACCTATCACTCCGAAACCGAGATGCTGCGCTACCTGAAGTCCCTGGAAGCCAAGGACATTGCGCTGAATCACTCGATGATTCCGCTCGGCTCCTGCACCATGAAGCTGAACGCCACCGCGGAAATGATCCCGGTGACTTGGCCGGAATTCGGCAAGCTGCACCCCTTCGCCCCCACCGACCAGGCCCAAGGCTACGCGGCGATGTTCGAGCAGCTGCAACAGATGCTGGCCGCCTGTACCGGCTACGACGCCGTCAGCCTGCAGCCCAACGCCGGCTCCCAGGGCGAGTACGCCGGCCTGATCGCGATCAAGAAATACCTTGAGGCCAAAGGCGAGGCCCAGCGCGATATCTGCCTGATCCCCGCCTCCGCGCACGGCACCAATCCGGCCTCGGCGATGATGGTTTCCATGAAAGTGGTCGTGGTGGCCTGCGATCACAAGGGCAATGTCGATGTCGACGACCTGAAGGCCAAGATCGCAGAACACGGCGAGCGCATCGCCGCGCTGATGGTCACCTACCCGTCCACCCACGGCGTGTTTGAGGAAGGTATTCGCGAGATCTGCGACCTTGTGCACAAGGCCGGCGGCCAGGTGTACATCGACGGCGCCAACATGAATGCCCTGATCGGCGTGGCCGCGCCGGGCCAGTTCGGCGGCGACGTCTCGCACCTGAACCTGCACAAGACCTTCTGTATCCCGCACGGCGGCGGCGGCCCGGGCATGGGCCCGATTGCGGTCGGCGAACACCTGAAACCCTACCTGGCCGGCCACCCGGTGACCGAAGTACCGGAGACCGATCCGGTCAACGGCACCATCTCCGCGGCCCCCTGGGGCTCCGCCAGCATCCTGCCGATCAGCTGGATGTATATCCGCATGATGGGCAAGCAGGGCATGAAGCAGGCCACCGAGATGGCGATCCTGAACGCCAACTACGTGGCCAAGAAACTCAGCGAGCACTACTCACTGCTGTACACCGGCAGCAACGGCTTCGTCGCCCACGAGTGCCTGGTGGACTTGCGCCCGCTCAAGGAGGCCAGCGGCATCACCGAGGAAGATATCGCCAAGCGCCTGATGGACTTCGGCTTCCACGCGCCCACCATGTCCTTCCCGGTGGCCGGCACGCTGATGATCGAGCCCACCGAGAGTGAATCGCAGGAAGAGCTGGATCGCTTCGTCACGGCCATGGCCACCATCCGCCAGGAAGTGGAAGACGTGATCAATGGCAAGTACAGCGCCGAAGACAACCCGCTGCACAACGCGCCGCACACCCAGGACGACGTCATGACCGACGAGTGGGCCCACGCCTACTCCCGCGAAGTCGCCGCGCGCCCGGCCGCGTGGTTGAAAGCGCACAAGGTATGGCCGGCGTCCAACCGTATCGACAACGTCTACGGTGACCGCAACCTGATCTGCTCCTGTCCGCCGGTTGAGAGCTATATGGACTAA
- a CDS encoding diguanylate cyclase, with protein MRLHSLRVKASVFSLLLIVAMCLFFILLGNGSLQSLLEKNRNNRYLTYQYQISGLLNQSREDLIQLADLIVLWRDGASANPAILRGLFDRQWEYLRMSWGLESLKLYTSDKKPPIYWGDTTRRLTPQQIREVIISGQPLESVHCEQTCVQSLAVPVIAGDDTDYVLQVDRSLADALLTFRQITGSDIGILSGVHHTPAFHNSDYIEGWNRNVIALTSKDMMMPLLRQVATEREQLPGLDVAKTYVFGQKHFDIKSLPVDTENGSGARFIIIDDVSDQVGHISESLQLLLLFSVLGALIFISAITSMLWRPILRLRRLAEALPLLSEGKFDEARSLIRPISKRSIHYDEIDVLDSTGLTVCDQLEVMKEIVSQNTAELERIAMYDTLTGLANRHNIVETLKKYLHSGHFDQGAGYLFFVDLDDFKQVNDSLGHQGGDDLLRVVAQRLVSVMRFGDIVARLGGDEFCVFVRSLSGAGTYRTLAEKMLSIVAEPVRIGDDMVRVTLSIGIVAIPEHGNTLEAILQKADMAMYHAKYRGKNNFQLYSPDLPGIEQIAAEHSDPGKLEVVASYDGRS; from the coding sequence ATGCGATTACACAGCCTGAGGGTAAAAGCCAGTGTCTTTTCGCTGCTGCTGATTGTGGCGATGTGCCTGTTTTTTATCTTGCTAGGCAATGGCAGCCTACAGTCCCTGTTGGAAAAAAATCGCAATAACCGCTATCTCACCTATCAATACCAGATTTCCGGTCTGCTCAACCAGTCCCGCGAGGACCTGATCCAGCTTGCGGACCTGATTGTGCTGTGGCGCGACGGCGCTTCTGCCAACCCGGCCATTCTGCGTGGTCTGTTCGATCGCCAGTGGGAGTACCTGCGGATGAGCTGGGGGCTGGAATCGCTCAAACTGTATACCAGCGACAAAAAGCCGCCGATCTATTGGGGCGATACCACCCGGCGACTGACCCCGCAGCAGATTCGCGAAGTGATCATCAGTGGCCAGCCGCTCGAAAGCGTGCACTGTGAACAGACCTGCGTACAGAGCCTGGCGGTGCCGGTAATCGCCGGCGACGATACCGATTATGTGCTGCAGGTGGATCGCTCTCTGGCCGACGCGCTGCTCACCTTCCGCCAGATTACCGGTTCCGATATCGGCATTCTCTCTGGGGTGCACCACACGCCGGCGTTCCACAACAGCGACTACATCGAGGGCTGGAATCGCAATGTGATTGCGCTGACCTCCAAGGACATGATGATGCCGCTACTGCGCCAGGTCGCCACCGAGCGGGAACAGTTACCGGGCCTGGATGTTGCCAAGACCTACGTATTCGGGCAGAAGCATTTCGATATCAAAAGCCTGCCGGTCGATACCGAGAATGGTAGCGGCGCACGCTTTATTATCATCGACGACGTGTCCGACCAGGTGGGGCACATCAGCGAATCCCTGCAATTGCTGCTGCTCTTTTCGGTACTCGGTGCGCTGATTTTCATCAGTGCCATTACCAGCATGCTGTGGCGGCCGATTCTTCGCCTGCGTCGCCTGGCGGAGGCGCTGCCGCTGCTCAGCGAGGGCAAATTCGACGAGGCGCGCAGCCTGATACGCCCGATATCCAAACGCAGTATCCACTACGACGAAATCGATGTGCTCGATTCCACCGGCCTGACGGTGTGCGACCAGCTGGAGGTGATGAAGGAGATCGTCTCGCAAAACACGGCCGAGCTTGAGCGTATCGCCATGTACGACACCCTGACCGGCCTCGCCAACCGGCACAATATTGTCGAGACGCTGAAAAAATACCTGCATAGCGGCCATTTCGATCAGGGTGCCGGCTACCTGTTTTTTGTTGACCTGGATGATTTCAAGCAGGTCAACGATTCCCTCGGCCATCAGGGCGGCGACGACCTGCTGCGGGTAGTGGCACAGCGCCTGGTGAGCGTCATGCGTTTTGGCGATATCGTTGCACGCCTGGGCGGCGATGAGTTCTGTGTGTTCGTGCGTTCCCTGTCGGGCGCCGGCACCTACCGGACCCTGGCGGAGAAGATGTTGAGCATCGTTGCCGAGCCGGTGCGCATTGGTGACGATATGGTGCGCGTGACACTGAGTATCGGCATCGTCGCCATTCCCGAACACGGCAATACCCTGGAAGCGATTCTGCAGAAAGCGGATATGGCCATGTACCATGCCAAATACCGTGGCAAGAACAACTTTCAGCTCTATTCGCCGGATCTGCCCGGTATCGAGCAGATCGCCGCCGAACATTCTGATCCCGGCAAGCTGGAAGTGGTGGCCAGCTACGACGGCCGCAGCTGA
- a CDS encoding SDR family oxidoreductase gives MNILITGASGLLGRSVFKQLDANPAFNVTGTAYSRAGDRLIKLDLNDGTQLQQTLEQLRPDIVIHSAAERWPDRCAEQPDAAWALNVDSSAQLAQQCSAAGAQLVYISTDYVFDGTAPPYSADDTPNPVNFYGRSKLAGERAVLANGDHWVLRLPWLFGPVERLSESGVTALLDTVRDPAPATLDDWAIRFPTSVEEVAAVLEQCLLKITSGIRLGGIYQWSGDTPCTRFQLAHLVADACGLKADHLRGDSAPQFSEPRPQNCQLDKSRLTGQGIQGGEPLQRQLARCLQPFLGKGE, from the coding sequence ATGAATATTCTGATCACCGGCGCCTCCGGTCTGCTCGGGCGCAGTGTCTTCAAACAGCTGGATGCAAACCCCGCATTCAACGTGACCGGCACTGCCTACTCGCGCGCCGGCGACCGGTTGATCAAACTGGATCTCAACGACGGTACACAGCTGCAACAGACGCTGGAGCAGCTGCGCCCGGATATCGTCATCCACAGCGCCGCCGAGCGCTGGCCGGATCGCTGCGCCGAGCAGCCCGACGCCGCCTGGGCACTGAATGTCGATAGCAGTGCGCAGCTCGCCCAGCAGTGCAGCGCGGCCGGCGCGCAACTGGTATATATCTCCACCGACTACGTCTTCGACGGCACTGCACCGCCCTACTCCGCCGACGATACCCCCAACCCGGTCAACTTTTACGGCCGCAGCAAGCTCGCCGGCGAGCGGGCGGTGCTGGCCAATGGCGATCACTGGGTACTGCGGTTGCCGTGGCTGTTCGGTCCGGTGGAGCGGTTGAGTGAATCGGGAGTGACCGCGCTGCTGGATACCGTGCGCGACCCCGCGCCCGCCACGCTGGATGACTGGGCGATCCGTTTCCCCACCAGCGTGGAAGAGGTGGCCGCGGTACTGGAGCAGTGCCTGCTGAAAATCACCAGTGGCATCCGTCTCGGCGGTATCTATCAGTGGAGTGGCGATACGCCCTGCACCCGCTTCCAGTTGGCGCACCTGGTCGCGGATGCCTGCGGCCTGAAGGCCGACCACCTCCGCGGTGACAGCGCGCCGCAGTTCAGTGAACCGCGGCCGCAGAACTGCCAGCTGGACAAGTCGCGCCTGACGGGTCAGGGGATTCAGGGAGGTGAGCCGCTACAGCGGCAGCTGGCGCGCTGCCTGCAACCATTTCTGGGGAAAGGGGAATAA
- the argS gene encoding arginine--tRNA ligase yields the protein MNIRQLLTDKFQAAMLAAGIPADCGPIVAPAKKAGFGDYQANGAMGAAKRMGTNPRELAAKILEHLDTGDMIDKVEIAGPGFLNIHLSETWLAAELKAAEASERLGIDPVAEPQTVVIDYSHPNLAKEMHVGHLRSTIIGDALARLLEFQGHKVTRQNHMGDWGTQFGMLLAHLSDKLQDNDAEVALADLEKFYREAKIRFDDEDGFADRAREYVVKLQGGDPECLKLWQQFIDISISHSEEIYDKLNVTLKRSDVYGESQYNDDLPVLVKELLDRGIAVEDQGAIVVFLEEMADKEGNPSPMIIQKKGGGYLYATTDLAAIRYRANQLHADRILYVVDARQSLHLQQAFTASRKAGFLPEATSLEHCAFGTMMGDDGKPFKTRTGGTVKLAALLDEAIERAQQLVANKNPGLSAGECAQIGRVVGIGAVKYADLSKTRTNDYAFNWDSMLSFEGNTAPYLQYAYTRVRSIFRRAGIEPSELHGDIKLDTEEERALAIKLCQFGEVLDQVAKDTFPHVLCSYLYDLASAYMAFYEACPVLKEGVSEEQKQSRLQLCDLVARTIAGGLDLLGIEVLEKM from the coding sequence ATGAATATTCGCCAGCTCCTCACCGACAAGTTCCAGGCCGCCATGCTCGCCGCCGGCATTCCCGCAGACTGCGGCCCGATCGTGGCCCCGGCCAAGAAGGCGGGGTTCGGCGACTACCAGGCCAACGGCGCCATGGGCGCGGCCAAGCGCATGGGCACCAACCCGCGCGAGCTGGCGGCCAAGATCCTGGAGCACCTGGACACGGGCGACATGATCGACAAGGTGGAGATCGCCGGCCCCGGCTTCCTGAACATTCACTTGAGCGAGACCTGGCTGGCCGCCGAGCTGAAAGCCGCCGAGGCGAGCGAGCGCCTGGGTATAGACCCGGTGGCCGAACCGCAGACGGTGGTGATCGACTACTCCCACCCCAACCTGGCCAAGGAGATGCACGTCGGCCACCTGCGCTCCACCATCATCGGCGACGCGCTGGCGCGCCTGCTGGAGTTCCAGGGGCATAAGGTCACGCGCCAGAACCATATGGGCGACTGGGGCACCCAGTTCGGCATGCTGCTGGCGCACCTGTCCGACAAGCTGCAGGACAATGACGCCGAAGTGGCGCTGGCAGACCTGGAGAAGTTCTACCGCGAGGCCAAGATCCGCTTCGACGACGAGGACGGCTTCGCCGACCGCGCGCGTGAATACGTGGTGAAACTGCAGGGCGGCGACCCCGAGTGCCTGAAGCTGTGGCAACAGTTTATCGATATCTCCATCAGCCACAGCGAAGAGATCTACGACAAGCTGAACGTGACCCTGAAGCGCAGCGACGTCTACGGCGAGAGCCAGTACAACGACGACCTGCCGGTGCTGGTCAAGGAGCTGCTCGACCGCGGCATCGCGGTGGAGGACCAGGGTGCGATCGTCGTGTTCCTCGAGGAAATGGCGGATAAAGAGGGCAACCCCAGCCCGATGATCATCCAGAAGAAAGGCGGCGGTTACCTGTACGCGACCACCGACCTGGCGGCGATCCGCTACCGCGCCAATCAGCTGCACGCCGACCGCATCCTTTACGTCGTCGACGCGCGCCAGTCACTGCACCTGCAGCAGGCCTTCACCGCCTCGCGCAAGGCCGGCTTCCTGCCGGAAGCCACCAGCCTGGAGCACTGCGCCTTCGGCACCATGATGGGCGACGACGGCAAGCCGTTCAAAACCCGCACCGGTGGCACCGTGAAACTGGCCGCACTGCTGGACGAAGCGATCGAGCGCGCACAGCAACTGGTGGCCAACAAGAACCCGGGACTGAGCGCCGGGGAATGCGCCCAGATCGGCCGCGTGGTGGGTATCGGTGCGGTCAAATACGCCGACTTGAGCAAGACCCGCACCAACGACTATGCCTTCAACTGGGATTCGATGCTGAGCTTCGAGGGCAACACCGCGCCCTACCTGCAGTACGCCTACACCCGCGTGCGCAGCATCTTCCGCCGCGCCGGTATCGAACCGAGCGAACTGCACGGCGACATCAAACTGGATACCGAAGAAGAGCGCGCCCTGGCGATCAAACTGTGCCAGTTCGGCGAGGTCCTCGACCAGGTGGCGAAGGACACCTTCCCGCACGTGCTGTGTTCCTACCTGTACGACCTGGCAAGCGCCTATATGGCCTTCTACGAAGCCTGCCCGGTACTGAAGGAGGGCGTCAGCGAGGAACAGAAACAGAGCCGTCTGCAGCTTTGCGACCTGGTAGCGCGCACCATTGCCGGTGGGCTGGATCTGCTGGGTATCGAAGTGCTGGAGAAGATGTAA
- the sbcB gene encoding exodeoxyribonuclease I, producing MSATTLYWHDYETWGTDPGADKPSQFAGIRTDEDLNIVGEPLMVYCRPASDCLPQPMASLVTGISPQQALAEGVPEFEFIRKILAELGAPGTCGVGYNSLRFDDEVTRHTLYRNLLDPYEREWRSGNSRWDIIDMVRLTYALRPQGIQWPERQSASGQTVPSFRLEELTRANGIAHEGAHDALSDVRATIDMARLIRSKQPKLYDYVFRLRRKQEAAKLIDLRSRKPLLHISGKVPASQGHLTYVLPLAAHPVNRNAIIAANLAMDPQPILDLDADALRERLYTARDQLGEGDLPAGLKLIHLNKCPVLAPPNMLDDARAAELGIDKGACESNWQRLRDVDLTQKLHRVFLDSEFPPRDVEASLYDGFLNDADRDLCRELQRAVAERGPEALAGEVPFADKRLPELLFRLRARNFPETLNAAERERWQEWRYRRLTDPAAGASITLEPYFEQIAELREQYPDRGQLLDQLEAWGDSLLG from the coding sequence GTGAGCGCAACGACACTCTATTGGCACGATTACGAGACCTGGGGCACGGATCCCGGCGCCGACAAACCATCGCAGTTCGCCGGCATCCGTACCGATGAAGACCTCAATATCGTCGGTGAACCGCTGATGGTCTACTGCCGTCCGGCCAGCGACTGCCTGCCGCAGCCGATGGCCAGCCTGGTCACCGGCATCAGCCCGCAGCAGGCACTGGCCGAGGGTGTGCCCGAGTTCGAGTTCATCCGCAAGATACTGGCGGAACTGGGTGCCCCGGGTACCTGTGGCGTCGGCTACAACAGCCTGCGCTTCGATGACGAGGTGACCCGCCACACCCTGTATCGCAACCTGCTCGACCCCTACGAGCGCGAGTGGCGCTCCGGTAACAGCCGCTGGGACATCATTGATATGGTGCGCCTGACCTACGCGCTGCGCCCGCAGGGTATCCAGTGGCCCGAGCGGCAGTCGGCCAGTGGCCAGACCGTGCCGTCGTTCCGCCTGGAGGAGCTGACCAGGGCCAACGGCATCGCCCACGAGGGCGCCCACGATGCGCTGTCCGACGTGCGCGCCACCATCGACATGGCGCGGCTGATACGCAGCAAGCAGCCGAAGCTGTACGACTATGTATTCCGCCTGCGGCGCAAGCAGGAGGCGGCCAAGCTGATCGACCTGCGCAGCCGCAAGCCGCTGCTGCACATCTCCGGCAAGGTACCGGCCAGCCAGGGACACTTGACCTATGTGCTGCCGCTGGCGGCCCACCCGGTCAACCGCAATGCCATCATCGCTGCCAACCTGGCGATGGACCCGCAGCCGATCCTCGATCTGGATGCCGACGCCCTGCGCGAGCGCCTCTACACCGCCCGCGACCAGCTCGGCGAAGGCGATCTGCCGGCGGGACTCAAATTGATTCACCTGAACAAGTGCCCGGTGCTGGCGCCGCCGAATATGCTCGACGATGCCCGCGCGGCGGAGCTGGGTATCGACAAGGGCGCCTGTGAGAGCAACTGGCAGCGACTGCGCGATGTGGACCTGACCCAGAAGCTGCACCGGGTATTCCTCGACAGCGAATTCCCGCCGCGCGACGTGGAAGCCAGTCTCTACGACGGCTTCCTCAACGACGCCGACCGCGACCTGTGCCGGGAGTTGCAGCGTGCCGTGGCCGAGCGCGGCCCGGAGGCGCTGGCCGGTGAGGTGCCGTTCGCCGACAAACGCCTGCCGGAACTGCTGTTCCGCCTGCGCGCGCGCAATTTCCCCGAGACCCTCAATGCCGCCGAGCGTGAGCGCTGGCAGGAATGGCGCTATCGCCGCCTGACCGATCCGGCCGCCGGTGCCAGTATTACCCTGGAGCCTTATTTCGAGCAGATCGCCGAGTTGCGCGAACAGTATCCGGATCGGGGGCAACTGCTCGACCAGCTGGAGGCCTGGGGCGACAGTTTGCTCGGCTGA
- a CDS encoding aspartate carbamoyltransferase: MDFIGANILSVSQFERGDIDRIFAVADTMGPFARREKVTRVLEGAILGNMFLEPSTRTRLSFGAAFNLLGGTVRETVGVTTSSMAKGESLYDTARVLSGYSDVICMRHPQEGSVAEFAAASRVPVVNGGDGANEHPTQALLDLYTIRRELEGHGRNLDDFRIAMIGDLKHGRTVHSLCKLLCLFRNVQVALVSPPELAMPEAVVEKLRAAGHTVTVSDQLETSIADVDIVYSTRIQEERFASQEEANLYRGRFRLNREIFTRFAQPNTVIMHPLPRDSRAEANELDTDLNEHPSLAIFRQTDNGLLVRMALFAMLLGVEDKVDQYSHEVRWHSRRHPA, from the coding sequence ATGGACTTTATCGGAGCCAATATTCTTTCCGTCAGCCAGTTCGAGCGCGGTGATATCGACCGTATCTTCGCGGTGGCCGACACCATGGGCCCCTTCGCGCGGCGGGAAAAGGTCACCCGCGTGCTGGAGGGCGCTATTCTCGGCAATATGTTCCTCGAGCCGAGCACGCGCACGCGGCTCAGTTTTGGCGCTGCTTTCAACCTGCTCGGTGGTACCGTGCGCGAAACCGTGGGGGTGACCACTAGCTCCATGGCCAAGGGCGAGTCCCTGTACGACACCGCACGGGTGCTGTCCGGCTACAGCGACGTGATCTGCATGCGCCACCCGCAGGAGGGTTCCGTGGCCGAGTTTGCCGCTGCCAGCCGCGTGCCGGTGGTCAACGGCGGCGACGGCGCCAACGAGCACCCGACCCAGGCGCTGCTGGATCTGTATACCATCCGCCGCGAGCTCGAGGGCCACGGCCGCAACCTGGATGACTTCCGCATCGCCATGATCGGCGATCTCAAGCACGGCCGCACCGTGCATTCCCTGTGCAAGCTGCTGTGCCTGTTCCGCAATGTGCAGGTGGCGCTGGTGTCGCCGCCGGAGCTGGCGATGCCGGAAGCGGTGGTGGAGAAGCTGCGCGCCGCCGGTCATACGGTGACCGTGTCCGACCAGCTGGAGACCTCCATCGCCGATGTGGATATCGTCTACTCCACACGTATCCAGGAAGAGCGCTTCGCCTCGCAGGAGGAGGCCAATCTGTACCGCGGCCGCTTCCGCCTGAACCGCGAGATCTTTACCCGCTTCGCCCAGCCCAACACGGTGATCATGCACCCGCTGCCGCGCGACTCCCGTGCCGAGGCCAACGAGCTGGACACCGATCTGAACGAGCACCCGAGCCTCGCGATCTTCCGCCAGACCGACAATGGCCTGCTGGTGCGCATGGCGCTGTTTGCGATGCTGCTGGGGGTGGAGGACAAGGTCGACCAGTATTCCCACGAGGTGCGTTGGCACAGCCGCCGCCACCCGGCCTGA